The following is a genomic window from Vibrio sinaloensis.
AATTTGAGGTGGTCATAACCCAAATCCATTGCTTCCATGATCTCAGTTGGCGTTGAAACACCTGGAATCAAGGCCACAGAGTGGCTGGCCGCATGTTTGAGCAGGCGCGCAGGCGCTCCTGGCGAGATAACAAACTTAGCGCCAGCTTCGACAACCGCATCGTACTGCTCTGGGGTCAAAACCGTGCCTGCCCCCACCATGGAGTCAGGCATCGCTTGGGCAATAGCGCGAATCGACTCGATTGCCGCTGCGGTGCGCAAGGTAATTTCAAAAACATTAATTCCACCTTCGGCCAGTGCTTTGGCGAGTGGAATCGCATCCTCGACATGCTCGATAACCATCACGGGTACGATAGGCGAAGTCGCAAATACTTGCTTTGGAGAGTGTGACCAATTCATTTTAAATCCTGATTCAACAATTGTTTCAATTAGTTATAAAGGCAAAGCGCACTAAAATACAGTGGCGCCCTGCTCTGCGCTAGAAATTGCGTGACGAAAAACACTAAACAGCTCTCTGCCACAGCCAATATGACTCTGCTCGAGTTGAGGCTCGGCAGGTGCTCTGTGCTCGATAGCTTCCAGCACATTGACTTTTCCGTTTAGCCCATCCACTTCAATCATGTCGCCATCTTTCACTTTGGCAAGCAAGCCACCGCGAGCGGCTTCTGGTGTGATATGGATGACCGCTGGCACTTTGCCCGATGCTCCAGACAATCGACCATCGGTGAGCAGCGCGACATTTAATCCTTGCTTCATTAGATTGCCCATGATGGGCATCAGCTTATGTAGCTCGGGCATACCGTTTGCGGCCGGCCCATTAAAGCGCACCACGATTACGCTATCTTGAGTCAACATACCTTGCTTGTAGGCGGCTTCAACATCGTGCTGAGAATCAAATACTAAAGCCGGAGCGACGACTCTTTGATGCGCCTTAGCAACGGCGCTGACTTTCATTACCCCGCGTCCCAAGTTCCCACTGAGCACTTTAAGCCCCCCGACGTCACTAAAACTCTGCCCTGGCAAAGCGAGCACTCGGCTATCGATACTCGGCTTGGCAGAGGCAAACTGAAGTTCGCCTTGAGTATCTAAGTAAGGCTTGGTGAGATAATCGTCCATGCACCCATAAACAGGGTTCGCATCCATAAAAATTAGGCGGCGCTGGTTCAAGCTTGCCAGTAGTGTCGGCACACCACCAGCCTTTTGAAATGCGTTGATATCGGCATCGCCATTGGGATACATTTTCACCAGCAGTGGCACGACCTGAGAGAGCCTATCCAGGTCATCCCATGTCACTAGCCAGCCCGCCGCTTTCGCCACCGCAACTAAATGAATGGTGTGGTTGGTGCTCCCCCCTGACGCAAGTAACGCCACCAAACCGTTGATCACCGATTTCTCATCGAGCACCACTCCGAGCGCTTTATGGCTGCGCGAATGTGCGCTAACAGCAGCAATGTATTGGGCGGCTTTTTCTGTGAGCTTATCGCGAAGGGGATCAGTGGGCGATATGAAAGCCGAGCCGGGAAGCATCAATCCCATCGCCTCGAATACCAGTTGATTGGTGTTGGCGGTGCCAAAAAAGGTGCACGTCCCCGCCGAGTGGTACGCTTTGCACTCGACAGCAAGCAGCGCCGCTTTGTCGGCTTTCCCTGCGACGTAATTTTGCCGTGTCGCCACCTTTTCATCATTGCTGATACCGGTAGCCATCGGGCCTGATGGAATAAATGCGGTCGGCAAATGACCAAACGCTAGCGCGCCCATCAGTTGTCCCGGGGCAATTTTGTCACACACTCCGAGCAGCAGAGTGCCATCAAAGGTATTGTGGCTCAGCGAGAGTGCGGTTGACTGCGCAATCAAGTCCCGAGAGAACAGTGACAGCTCCATCCCTGGATAGCCTTGGGTAATACCATCACACATTGCAGGCACGCCCCCGGCCACTTGAGCCGTGTTACCCAATTCAGCCAGCGCTCGCTTTATTCGCTCAGGATAGTCGCGGTATGGCTGATGAGCGCTCACCATATCATTGTATGCCGTCACGATGGCGAGATTGCTTTTGGTGAAATCGAGAATAGACTGCTTTTCTTGCTCGGTTGCAGCCGCAACCGTATGAGCGAGATTTCCACAAGCTAGCCCGGCACGAGTTTTCCCTTGTCTGGCTGCACGCTCAAGCTTGTCCAAGTAGATTTTGCGACTGGTTTTGCTGCGCTGAGCGATGTTGTGTGCCACTTCGGCAATTACGCGGTTAATCGTCATGATAGGTTACCGATGGGCAGCTTGCGCCGCCCATTTTCTGTCAAATCCTAGACAGGATGTCTTGAGTTATTTCTGCTGGTGTCTGTTTTATATCGACGTGCATGGCTTCGCTTTCTGAAGGCTCGACCAAGGTTTCAAACTGGCTCTCTAGCATAGCAACACCTTTGAAATAGTGCCCTTGCCGCGCTTTGTGTCTTGACCAAATGGTCTCGAAGTCGCCTTTCAAATACAAAAAACGCAGTTCTTCACAGCCAGAGCGTAAAATGTCTCGATATTCGGGTTTCAGCGCAGAGCACGCCACCACCAGCTCGTCTTCTGTCTTTAACAGCTCATTAAGC
Proteins encoded in this region:
- a CDS encoding bifunctional 4-hydroxy-2-oxoglutarate aldolase/2-dehydro-3-deoxy-phosphogluconate aldolase encodes the protein MNWSHSPKQVFATSPIVPVMVIEHVEDAIPLAKALAEGGINVFEITLRTAAAIESIRAIAQAMPDSMVGAGTVLTPEQYDAVVEAGAKFVISPGAPARLLKHAASHSVALIPGVSTPTEIMEAMDLGYDHLKFFPAEANGGAKALKAISAPLPQVSFCPTGGVNAENMAQYQALSCVKTVGGTWMIPADAIANKDWARITQLTKEAIAAASK
- the edd gene encoding phosphogluconate dehydratase codes for the protein MTINRVIAEVAHNIAQRSKTSRKIYLDKLERAARQGKTRAGLACGNLAHTVAAATEQEKQSILDFTKSNLAIVTAYNDMVSAHQPYRDYPERIKRALAELGNTAQVAGGVPAMCDGITQGYPGMELSLFSRDLIAQSTALSLSHNTFDGTLLLGVCDKIAPGQLMGALAFGHLPTAFIPSGPMATGISNDEKVATRQNYVAGKADKAALLAVECKAYHSAGTCTFFGTANTNQLVFEAMGLMLPGSAFISPTDPLRDKLTEKAAQYIAAVSAHSRSHKALGVVLDEKSVINGLVALLASGGSTNHTIHLVAVAKAAGWLVTWDDLDRLSQVVPLLVKMYPNGDADINAFQKAGGVPTLLASLNQRRLIFMDANPVYGCMDDYLTKPYLDTQGELQFASAKPSIDSRVLALPGQSFSDVGGLKVLSGNLGRGVMKVSAVAKAHQRVVAPALVFDSQHDVEAAYKQGMLTQDSVIVVRFNGPAANGMPELHKLMPIMGNLMKQGLNVALLTDGRLSGASGKVPAVIHITPEAARGGLLAKVKDGDMIEVDGLNGKVNVLEAIEHRAPAEPQLEQSHIGCGRELFSVFRHAISSAEQGATVF
- a CDS encoding gluconokinase, coding for MKKKYIVMGVSGCGKSSIGESLAKALNIPFFDGDDYHSPTSVQKMQSGIPLTDEDRESWLLRLNELLKTEDELVVACSALKPEYRDILRSGCEELRFLYLKGDFETIWSRHKARQGHYFKGVAMLESQFETLVEPSESEAMHVDIKQTPAEITQDILSRI